In Kangiella koreensis DSM 16069, the DNA window TAATTCTGATGCTACTGATCAGCGAATCAATTTATGCTATCGAGAAAGACTCAGTAGCCGATAGAGCTCTGCCTGAAGCTAGCGAGCTGATAAATATTAATGGTCATACATTGCACTTTCGTCAATTAGGAAAGAGTCAAAGAGCGAAACCATATTTATTGCTATTATCAGGCCCTACCGACAATTGGCATAGCGATAGCGGCTGGTGGTCATTAGCACAAAATATTCTCGCACAAGATTATCAGACAATAAGCATTGACCGTGCCGGCCATGCTTGGTCCGAGTCCTTGGAAAATCCATCTTACCAGTACTTTGCGAAGGATTTAGCTAAGTTTATTGTGCAGCAAGATAACCCCGTCATAATAGTGGCGTTTGCCAGTTCAAACCTATCGCTACACATGCTCTTGCAAGATAATGAAACTGCAGCTTATGTAAAAGGCGCCGTGCTAATTGATCCCGATGTTTTGACCGATCATTCCATTGAACATTACACCTCAGAAACTGAGCGTTATCGAAAAGGCTGGAGCGAGATCGAGCAGTTTATCAATGACGGTAAATACGATGAAATTATGCAGCAGAAAATCAGTGAGGAGAGAGAACATTTAAAGTCGATTATTGCTGCGGAGCATGAACATTATATGGACTGGGATTATTACTCTGCCATTGAAAAGGTCAGAAATACTCGACGTTATCAGTTAGAAAAATTTTGGGAAACAACTCATTACCGTGAAGATTTACTTGAAGCGCAAATAAACCCACTACCAGTCGGTCTGCCTTTGGTGATTATTGATAGTGATTTTGAAACTGGCTACTTGCCGAAGATTGAGGATGAATCAGTCAGAGCATCTGTTATTCAATGGCGAGATGACGGAAGGAACTGGTTTTTTCAGCTATCCCAAAATAGCGAATGTGGCGCATACTGGCCAGTCGCATCTCAAGAACATCTAATCATGATGGAGCAGCCCGAGCTAGTAACTCGGGCCGTTGAAAAAATATTAAGTTGCGAGCAAAAAAATTAAAGAGGTCGTTGCACGCCATCTTTAATCG includes these proteins:
- a CDS encoding alpha/beta fold hydrolase, giving the protein MRSLLLLILMLLISESIYAIEKDSVADRALPEASELININGHTLHFRQLGKSQRAKPYLLLLSGPTDNWHSDSGWWSLAQNILAQDYQTISIDRAGHAWSESLENPSYQYFAKDLAKFIVQQDNPVIIVAFASSNLSLHMLLQDNETAAYVKGAVLIDPDVLTDHSIEHYTSETERYRKGWSEIEQFINDGKYDEIMQQKISEEREHLKSIIAAEHEHYMDWDYYSAIEKVRNTRRYQLEKFWETTHYREDLLEAQINPLPVGLPLVIIDSDFETGYLPKIEDESVRASVIQWRDDGRNWFFQLSQNSECGAYWPVASQEHLIMMEQPELVTRAVEKILSCEQKN